From one Plantibacter flavus genomic stretch:
- a CDS encoding SulP family inorganic anion transporter, whose amino-acid sequence MRTAVRPSPGVLATLRNPRAFSVEILAGIVTTLALIPEVISFSIIAGVDPKVSLIASVVLALSMSILGGRPAMITAAAGAVALVVAPLVKEHGVEYLLPAVILAGLIQIVFGVTGLSRLMRFIPRSVMIGFVNALGILIFVAQVPHLLGVPWLVYPLFVITVLIVLLLPKLTTAVPAPLVAIVVVTAITMIAHAAVPTVGDQGDVSGGLPGLTALLVPLNLETLGIIWPTALSVAFVGLMETLLTAKLVDDITDTTSSKGRESWALGVANILAGWYGGIAGCAMIGQTVVNVKLGRARTRISTFVAGVFLLLLVTALSPVMAQIPMVALAAVMMIVAIKTVDWHSVRPATLRRMPIPETVVMVLTVAVVVITHNLAIGVAAGAVLAMVLFARRVAHVIRVRRVLAEDATSVRYSVIGPLFFGSSNDLVEQFDYAADPADVVVDFTASQIWDASSVAVLDAVQEKYAAHGKQVVFTGLDERSSAFHGKLTGHL is encoded by the coding sequence ATGCGCACCGCCGTCCGCCCGAGCCCCGGCGTCCTCGCGACCCTGCGGAACCCCAGGGCCTTCAGCGTCGAGATCCTCGCCGGGATCGTCACGACGTTGGCGCTCATCCCCGAGGTCATCTCCTTCTCGATCATCGCCGGCGTCGACCCGAAGGTCAGCCTGATCGCCTCCGTGGTCCTCGCGCTCTCGATGTCGATCCTCGGCGGGCGTCCGGCGATGATCACGGCCGCCGCGGGCGCCGTCGCCCTGGTCGTCGCGCCGCTCGTCAAGGAACACGGCGTGGAGTACCTGCTCCCCGCGGTGATCCTCGCGGGCCTCATCCAGATCGTGTTCGGCGTCACCGGTCTCTCCCGACTCATGCGGTTCATCCCCCGCTCGGTGATGATCGGCTTCGTCAACGCGCTCGGCATCCTCATCTTCGTCGCCCAGGTCCCCCACCTGCTCGGTGTCCCGTGGCTCGTCTACCCGCTGTTCGTCATCACGGTCCTGATCGTCCTCCTGCTCCCCAAGCTCACCACCGCGGTGCCGGCGCCGCTCGTCGCCATCGTCGTCGTCACCGCGATCACGATGATCGCGCACGCCGCCGTGCCGACCGTCGGCGACCAGGGCGACGTCTCCGGCGGCCTCCCCGGGTTGACCGCGCTGCTCGTGCCGCTGAACCTCGAGACGCTCGGCATCATCTGGCCGACCGCGCTGAGCGTCGCGTTCGTGGGGCTCATGGAGACCCTCCTCACGGCGAAACTCGTCGACGACATCACCGACACGACGTCGTCGAAGGGGCGCGAGTCGTGGGCCCTCGGCGTCGCCAACATCCTGGCCGGGTGGTACGGCGGGATCGCCGGCTGCGCGATGATCGGTCAGACGGTCGTGAACGTCAAATTGGGGCGCGCTCGGACGAGGATCTCCACCTTCGTCGCCGGCGTCTTCCTCCTGCTGCTCGTGACCGCGCTCAGCCCGGTGATGGCGCAGATCCCGATGGTCGCGCTGGCCGCCGTGATGATGATCGTCGCCATCAAGACCGTCGACTGGCACAGCGTGCGCCCGGCGACCCTGCGACGGATGCCGATCCCCGAGACCGTCGTGATGGTGTTGACCGTCGCGGTGGTCGTCATCACGCACAACCTCGCGATCGGCGTCGCTGCAGGAGCCGTCCTCGCGATGGTGCTCTTCGCGCGGCGCGTGGCCCACGTGATCCGCGTCCGTCGGGTCCTCGCGGAGGACGCTACCTCCGTCCGGTACAGCGTCATCGGCCCCCTGTTCTTCGGCAGCAGCAACGACCTCGTCGAGCAGTTCGACTACGCGGCCGATCCTGCGGACGTCGTCGTCGACTTCACCGCCTCGCAGATCTGGGACGCCTCGAGCGTCGCCGTCCTCGACGCCGTGCAGGAGAAGTACGCCGCGCACGGCAAGCAGGTCGTGTTCACCGGACTCGACGAACGCAGCTCGGCCTTCCACGGAAAGCTCACCGGCCACCTCTGA
- a CDS encoding aminopeptidase P family protein, which translates to MSMCPDSLQFRDPRTQPLPRDDAFREYLATGWGAVDRSVDLAEGAGAAAGRHRDAISAQFPGHWLVVTAGRAVTRANDTEFPFRPDSDFVWLTSCQAEGAVLVMRPTAGGHDATLYLAEPVGPGEEAFYADAMRGELWIGPSAGLPQWAEALGIEVRSLEVLDESLALLPADALRAGAPEPRVDGRFAASRALLIALSAAKLVKDDWEIAQLRAAVDATVGGFRSVVRELPAAIEFGGERWLQSTFERHARTFGNGVGYSTIIGSGPHAPTLHWTRCDGPVLPEHLILMDAGVEARSLYTADVTRTFPASGSYSAAQREVHDHVERAHRAAMSQVGPGRSFIDMRNTAYEQIATSLRDLGILQVSVDEAMSPNGQQHRRYLPSGTGHHLGLDVHDCARIGDERYLDEPLQPGAVLTVEPGLYFHANDLTVPPELRGIGVRIEDDLLVTATGHEVLSAALPISADGLEAWLRS; encoded by the coding sequence ATGTCCATGTGTCCAGACAGCCTGCAGTTCCGCGACCCCCGCACCCAGCCACTCCCCCGGGACGACGCGTTCCGCGAGTACCTCGCGACGGGCTGGGGTGCGGTGGATCGCTCCGTCGACCTCGCCGAGGGTGCCGGCGCGGCCGCCGGACGTCACCGCGACGCCATCAGCGCGCAGTTCCCCGGCCACTGGCTCGTGGTCACCGCGGGACGCGCCGTGACGCGCGCGAACGACACCGAGTTCCCGTTCCGTCCGGACAGCGACTTCGTGTGGCTCACCTCCTGTCAGGCGGAGGGCGCGGTCCTGGTGATGCGGCCGACCGCCGGTGGGCACGACGCGACGCTGTACCTCGCCGAGCCCGTCGGTCCCGGTGAGGAGGCGTTCTACGCCGACGCCATGCGCGGCGAGCTCTGGATCGGCCCGTCCGCCGGACTCCCCCAGTGGGCGGAGGCGCTCGGCATCGAGGTCCGCTCCCTCGAGGTGCTGGACGAGTCCCTCGCGCTCCTGCCCGCCGACGCGCTCCGCGCAGGCGCCCCGGAGCCCCGGGTCGACGGTCGATTCGCGGCGTCGCGAGCGCTCCTCATCGCCCTGTCCGCCGCGAAGCTCGTCAAGGACGACTGGGAGATCGCGCAGCTCCGCGCCGCCGTGGACGCGACGGTCGGCGGGTTCCGCTCGGTCGTGCGCGAACTGCCCGCCGCCATCGAGTTCGGCGGAGAGCGCTGGTTGCAGTCGACCTTCGAGCGCCACGCCCGCACGTTCGGCAACGGTGTCGGGTACTCGACCATCATCGGCAGCGGACCACACGCTCCCACGCTGCACTGGACGCGCTGCGACGGTCCGGTCCTCCCCGAGCACCTCATCCTCATGGACGCCGGCGTCGAAGCCCGCTCGCTGTACACCGCCGACGTCACGAGGACCTTCCCGGCGAGCGGGTCGTATTCCGCGGCCCAGCGCGAGGTCCACGACCACGTCGAGCGGGCCCACCGTGCCGCGATGTCGCAGGTCGGCCCCGGCCGCTCGTTCATCGACATGCGGAACACGGCGTACGAGCAGATCGCCACGAGCCTTCGCGACCTCGGCATCCTGCAGGTGTCGGTCGACGAGGCGATGTCGCCGAACGGCCAGCAGCACCGCCGCTACCTGCCGAGCGGCACCGGCCACCACCTCGGACTCGACGTGCACGACTGCGCCCGCATCGGCGACGAGCGGTACCTCGACGAGCCGCTGCAGCCGGGCGCCGTCCTGACGGTCGAACCAGGTCTCTACTTCCACGCGAACGACCTCACCGTGCCGCCGGAGCTGCGCGGCATCGGCGTCCGCATCGAGGACGACCTGCTCGTGACCGCCACCGGACACGAGGTCCTCTCCGCGGCACTCCCGATCAGCGCGGACGGTCTCGAGGCCTGGTTGCGGAGCTGA
- a CDS encoding M18 family aminopeptidase gives MDSVAHITDLADFIVASPTSYHAVAESARRLTAAGFTRRLETESWDGGAGRFFVEREGAVIAWVQPEQAHATTPFRILGSHTDSPSFKLKPKPTTGAHGWLQAGVEVYGGPLLNSWLDRELELAGRLVTLDGTVHLVRTGPFLRIPQLAVHLDRSANDGLVLDRQRHLQPVYGVGDLGHADVLAHLASIAGIDPTAIAGYDVLVADTQEPRRFGLDGQLFAAGRMDNLTSVHAGLAALLAASDGGATDDAAHITVFAAFDHEELGSASTSGASGPFLDDVLTRIGASLGATVSERLQAYAASWCLSADAGHAIHPNYPERHDPANRPIAGGGPLLKINANQRYATDALGAALWARSCAAAGVPSQDFVSNNTVPCGSTIGPLTATRLGIRTVDVGTPLLSMHSARELCHIDDPTALSAAVQAFFRGA, from the coding sequence TCCTGGGACGGTGGCGCCGGCCGGTTCTTCGTCGAACGCGAGGGTGCGGTGATCGCCTGGGTGCAGCCCGAGCAGGCGCACGCCACGACGCCGTTCCGCATCCTCGGCTCGCACACGGACTCGCCGAGCTTCAAGCTCAAGCCGAAGCCGACGACCGGCGCCCACGGGTGGCTGCAGGCCGGGGTGGAGGTCTACGGCGGACCGCTCCTCAACTCCTGGCTCGACCGCGAACTCGAACTCGCCGGACGCCTGGTGACGCTCGACGGGACCGTGCACCTCGTCCGGACCGGCCCGTTCCTGCGCATCCCGCAGCTCGCCGTGCACCTCGACCGAAGCGCCAACGACGGCCTCGTCCTCGATCGCCAGCGCCACCTGCAGCCGGTGTACGGGGTCGGTGACCTCGGCCACGCCGACGTGCTCGCGCATCTGGCGTCGATCGCAGGCATCGATCCCACCGCGATCGCCGGGTACGACGTGCTCGTGGCCGACACCCAGGAGCCCCGGCGATTCGGTCTCGACGGGCAGCTGTTCGCCGCCGGACGCATGGACAACCTGACCTCGGTCCATGCCGGACTCGCGGCGCTGCTGGCCGCGAGTGACGGGGGAGCGACGGACGACGCCGCACACATCACGGTGTTCGCCGCCTTCGACCACGAGGAGCTCGGTTCGGCCTCGACCTCCGGCGCCAGCGGTCCGTTCCTCGACGACGTCCTCACCCGCATCGGTGCGTCGCTGGGGGCGACGGTGTCCGAACGGCTCCAGGCCTATGCGGCCTCCTGGTGCCTGTCAGCGGACGCCGGCCACGCGATCCACCCGAACTACCCGGAACGCCACGACCCCGCCAACCGGCCGATCGCCGGTGGCGGTCCGCTCCTCAAGATCAATGCAAATCAGCGCTACGCGACCGACGCCCTTGGGGCCGCGCTGTGGGCCCGGAGCTGCGCCGCCGCAGGTGTGCCCTCGCAGGACTTCGTGTCGAACAACACGGTGCCGTGCGGCTCGACCATCGGCCCGCTCACCGCGACGCGACTCGGCATCCGGACGGTCGACGTCGGGACGCCGCTGCTGTCGATGCACTCCGCCCGCGAGCTGTGCCACATCGACGATCCGACCGCTCTGAGCGCGGCGGTCCAGGCGTTCTTCCGGGGCGCCTGA
- a CDS encoding CopG family ribbon-helix-helix protein: MKTAISLPDELFTRVEARAAELGVNRSEFFAAAASRYLDETGAAGVTAAVDTALRHAGVASAEEARVVASAGRDRLAAVTVGDDW; this comes from the coding sequence GTGAAGACCGCCATCTCATTGCCCGATGAACTGTTCACCCGCGTCGAAGCTCGCGCCGCCGAGCTCGGTGTCAACCGGTCCGAGTTCTTCGCGGCGGCGGCGAGTCGGTATCTCGACGAGACCGGAGCCGCCGGCGTCACGGCCGCAGTGGACACCGCGCTGCGGCATGCGGGAGTCGCTTCGGCGGAGGAAGCACGGGTCGTCGCCTCGGCCGGGCGCGACCGCCTTGCCGCAGTCACCGTGGGAGACGATTGGTGA
- a CDS encoding NYN domain-containing protein produces the protein MAETGTPRVAVYIDFDNIVISRYNQLYGKAAFSRDRARSHVPSAAPEGDEISERLQAARVDVGAILDYTSSFGNIVISRSYADWSEPVNSAYQKDLVDRAVDLTQMFPTTKAMKNGADIRLAVDVVEDLFRLPDLTHIVIVAGDSDYISLAQRCRRLGRHVIGIGVAGATSRALMAACDEFSDYDDIPGIVRPVVTRTPRTPAAVESTAEVSSEAPKSAPKSGGRRRASSGSTPTAEAPAAQTPPRIGGLFTEPVFSHRDADDLDDSDDETADPSGPDAQRAATELLVRALRLVHAKNDDEDWLLNAEVKNQMIRMDPAFKEKPLGYRSFSDFINSRSDLVEVNPDASPDGRRLRLRELG, from the coding sequence ATGGCAGAAACCGGAACGCCCAGAGTCGCGGTCTACATCGACTTCGACAACATCGTCATCTCGCGCTACAACCAGCTCTACGGGAAGGCGGCGTTCAGCCGGGATCGCGCCCGTTCACATGTGCCGTCCGCCGCTCCGGAGGGCGACGAGATCTCCGAGCGCCTGCAGGCCGCTCGGGTCGACGTGGGCGCCATCCTCGACTACACCTCGTCGTTCGGGAACATCGTCATCAGCCGTTCCTACGCCGACTGGTCCGAGCCGGTCAACTCCGCGTACCAGAAGGACCTCGTGGACCGCGCGGTCGACCTGACGCAGATGTTCCCCACGACGAAGGCGATGAAGAACGGTGCCGACATCCGCCTCGCCGTCGACGTCGTCGAGGACCTCTTCCGTCTCCCCGACCTCACGCACATCGTGATCGTCGCAGGCGATTCGGATTACATCTCACTCGCCCAGCGCTGCCGACGCCTCGGACGCCACGTCATCGGGATCGGTGTCGCAGGCGCGACGAGTCGTGCGCTCATGGCGGCGTGCGACGAGTTCTCCGACTACGACGACATCCCCGGGATCGTCCGCCCGGTCGTCACGCGCACGCCCCGCACCCCTGCCGCCGTCGAGAGCACGGCGGAGGTGTCCTCTGAGGCACCGAAGTCCGCACCCAAGTCCGGAGGGCGTCGTCGCGCCTCGTCCGGGTCCACGCCGACGGCCGAAGCACCGGCCGCCCAGACACCTCCGCGGATCGGCGGCCTCTTCACCGAGCCGGTGTTCAGCCACCGCGACGCCGACGACCTGGACGACTCCGACGACGAGACCGCGGACCCCTCCGGTCCCGACGCACAGCGCGCGGCGACCGAGCTCCTGGTGCGCGCACTCCGCCTCGTGCACGCCAAGAACGACGACGAGGACTGGCTGCTGAACGCCGAGGTGAAGAACCAGATGATCCGCATGGATCCGGCGTTCAAGGAGAAGCCGCTCGGCTACCGCTCGTTCAGCGACTTCATCAACTCGCGCTCGGACCTCGTCGAGGTGAACCCGGACGCGAGTCCCGACGGACGACGTCTGCGGCTGCGCGAACTGGGTTGA
- a CDS encoding type II toxin-antitoxin system PemK/MazF family toxin: MIRRGDIRWVDLGPRERGSAPAGRRPVVVVQHDAYTRSALRTVIVAVVTSNTALAELPGNVFLPATASGLPKDSVVNTTQLLTLDEEDLGPAAGRVPFTLSLDLDAGLRRVLHL, encoded by the coding sequence GTGATCCGCCGCGGCGACATCCGGTGGGTCGATCTCGGTCCTCGTGAGCGGGGGAGTGCGCCCGCCGGCCGCCGGCCGGTCGTGGTCGTCCAACATGATGCTTACACGCGGAGCGCACTCCGGACCGTGATCGTCGCGGTCGTCACGTCGAACACGGCGCTCGCCGAGCTCCCGGGCAACGTCTTCCTCCCTGCGACGGCTTCCGGTCTGCCGAAGGACTCCGTCGTGAACACCACGCAGCTGCTCACCCTCGATGAGGAGGACCTCGGTCCGGCCGCCGGAAGGGTGCCCTTCACCCTGTCACTGGATCTGGACGCGGGGCTCCGTCGAGTGCTGCACCTCTGA